Within the Mucilaginibacter sp. CSA2-8R genome, the region ACTACGGCCATCATTTTAGGCTTCGTGCTGATTGCCTTGGGTGTTTACGCCGGTTACAAATGGATACCGGGTAAACCGGCCGACAGTGCCCAAACCACAGCCACCACGCCAAAACGTAAGTTAGATACCACCCGCGACGGTAAGCCCATCATTACCCGTGCCGTTGTGCAAGCACCCAACCTCGAAAACCCTGGTCCGGACGCAGGTAAGGCCTTTACCGTATTTGCCGATTACGCCTACTTCCACAACGAACCCAACGAAGAAAGCAAACGCAAAGCCAACCTCAACAAATGGAACAAAGCCCGCCTGGTAGCCCAAGACGACCAGAACGGTTATATCTATGTGGAGTTTACCAATCGTAAAGGTCAGGTAAGTAAGGGGTGGTTAGATAAGAAGGATTTATTAAGGTTGAGCGAGTGAAGCTAATGAGTGAATGAGTGAATAACATTCCCTGTCATTTCGAACGATAGGGAGAAATTTTGCTACTTGCGATTCAGTGCGTTTTTAATTTGAGTTGGTGGTTGTTAACTTACTTAGTCTGCTCTATGCCGCAGAGGCATCTTACTTTTGTCTTGATACAAAAGTAAGCAAAAAATCAAGTCACCTCCCGCTTGCTTCTTTGCGCACAAGGCCGTTGCGCTGCAAAGCCGGGCTGCACCACAGGCTTCTTATATTTTGCCCTGGCTTCGCCGCGCTATGCCAACGCTTCTGCAAAATCTAAAATGCCTTTGTCACCGCACGGGGCCCGCTTGTGCTGCCCGCCTTTCGGCCGAAGCTGGGGAGGAGACCAGGAAGCTCACCCCCCTGCTCCCTAAAGGGCGAGTAGAATTCCTGCCCAAATCGTCCTTAGATAAAAATACTTTAGCAACTCTGACAGCTTATTGCTTAAATTCTAAGTTTGTTCAACTCACAGTCTCTTTCTGCTAATCAAAAACTCCCCTTTTAGGGGGCTGGGGGGCAAAAGTATCAAAAAGGCCTGCTAACAAGATGCCGCTATTGGTTTAAATAAAATTATTTCAATACCCCCTTTAATGCAAAGAAGGCGCAACTGACAGGTTGCCCTGCAGTAGCGCCTTTTAATGGCATTGTTTTATTGGTAGCTTAGCACCGTTTTGGTCTTTGTTGGAACGGATGAACCATTTTCAAAGTATTTTACAGCAATTACGCGTTTAAAATTAAAATAATAATTAGCCGGGCTCAAACCAACAATTGCGGTTTGCAAACCAGTGCCATTGCTTTCCAGTATCAATGTTTTTCTGTCAGCACTATTGGTAATGGTCCATCCCACCGTCGATCCGGTTCCCGCAGACATATCATAGGTTGTATTCGGGTCATTTTCCTTATAACAGGTTAATTCAATTCGCAGCCTGATGTTACCATTTTTTACGCTTGCGTTTATAAAGTAACTTCCGGAATTATCAGTTACATCAGACAACAGGTTTTTATAACCTGATGCGGTGGCCGGATAACTAATTAAATCGTAAGATTTTTTATAAAGGTTAGCGTCTAAAAACGTTTTAATACCGCTTAAATCAACTTTGCTGATAACTGAGTCGGCATAAATTGAAGCGTATTTTGCCCTTACATTTTTAACTACTGCAGCAGTATCCATGTAATACAGATGGGTAGCTAAATCGTTCCCTAAAAATTTTTCGCTCAAAATACCGTCAGTTTCCAAATCCTGAGAAATGTCAGTCAATATCTCCATTAATTCGCTATCGGTCCTGAAGCCTAATAATATTGATGATATAGACAGCAAAATTTTATTACGCTTTGCCGAACCTATCAGATTTAAATCTTCGGCCTTTTTAATACCCGAATTTTCGATACCAAAAACTTTTAATACTTCGGTTACTGCTTGTGTTTTGGCTTCGTCAAACGTCTTGCCCTGTTTAATTAAATATTCTACCCGTGGTCTTTCTAAGTGGGTAAGTACATTTATGTTCATCGTAGCAGACGAGTTAACTTTAATTAACCCGGTAAGCGATATTTTTGATAACGAATTTTGTCCGGCCACTTCATTAAAATAAAAGCCATCCGCTACAGCCCGGCAAAATTTACCTTTCAAATTCTGCACCTTTAAACTAAACGAGCCGAAATTGTCGCTAATGGTAGTGTTAAAACTTCGACCGGTTTGAGTTAGGGTTGAATCCATTTCATATAAAGACACCAACGACCCTTTAGTAAATGCACCCTTTTCAATACGACCACTAATTTCCTGTATGCTTGCTACTCCCTCCAGGCCGCTTAAATTGGAAGATAGTTGAGCAACCAGTGTTTGCAAAGCCGTATTGCTTTTATCAGTTACTTTTTGTTCACTGTAATTTTTATCAACTAAAGCGCTCAACTGATTAACAGTTTTTTTAACATCTTCAACTTGTACAGTCGTACTCACCAACTGCAACGATGATTTAAGATTGGCAATATCGGTGGCACTGGCTGTACCAGACGCTTTAAGTTCGTTTGTTAAGACAGAAAGACTATTGCTTAGTGTTTTTAATGAGCTTACTTCGTCGGTATTAAGTTTACCTTGCTGCTGTAAAACAAGTACACTGTTGTTAATTTGAGTTATTTGACTTTCTAAGGCGGACACCCGGCTGCTTAATTCAGCAACTTCTTGTTTCAAGCCATTATCTTTTTTACACGATGAGAAAATACAGGCACCCACCAATACGGCAGACCATACCTGCCTTTTATTTAATAAAAATTGCATAAGCGTTTAGAGTTGTACAAATATATTAAATGAATTATGCCACACAATTTTTTGCGGACTTAACATTTTACCCTTGTACGAAAACACTCATTTAAAGTTTATAAAGCTCACTGCAGAAATTTGCTCATAGCAATGTATTACTTATCCCCACTTATTACTCAACCTGTTAATATCATTTACCTCAAGCACCTTACGGCCGGCAACGGTGGTGGCACAGATGATCATAGCACGGGCTACCTGCTGTAGTGTACTGGCCGAATCAGGAAATAAACGTTTAACAGCCGGGAACAGCCAGCCCACATATTTATACCACTTTAGCACATGTAACTGTCCGGGTACGGGCTGCATTACGCCGGGTCTGAAATTACACACCTTTTTAAACGGAAGCTTTTGCAGGTCGTTTTCGGTGCGGCCCTTAACGCGGGCCCACATAATGCGGCCTTTTTCAGAACTATCGGTACCCGCTCCACTTACGTAAATAAACGTAGAGTCGGGATTAAGCCCTGCCACCACACCGGCAAAGTGCAGGGTGGTATCGTAGGTCGCCAGGGTATAGTCGGCCTCATTTTTACCAATGCTGCTTATGCCGGCACAAAAAAAACAGGCGTCATAACCTTTTAATTTTTCGTCGTCAGCATTCAGCGACATAAAATCGGGCACCAAGTATTCGGTTAATTTAGGGTGCTGATGGCCGGTTGGTTTACGGCTAACACTAAGCACACGTGCCACTTTAGGATGATTGAGGCACTCGAGCATAACGCCCTCGCCTACCATGCCTGTGGTACCGGTGATGATTACATTGATCGGTTGCATAGGATAGTTAAGAGTAAAAGCGAAATATTTTGTTACAACAGCCGGTCAGAAAATGCGTTTGCACTTTGCAGAGACTGTGTTTGTAAAAACTTTGCTACGTTTTGTAACAAGCAGTTAAATGCAAGCGACTAATTACAAATGAAGACGTTAATTACTTTACTTACCTGCTTACTCATAAGCTTTTCGGCATCGGCTCAACAGCAAAAAATATTGCAGCCGAAAACGAGCGTTCAGTTACCCCATCCCATAGTTTCTCATTCGCCAACGGATGCATCTCGTCCAAAGCTAACTGCGGTTGCCATGCCGCCTTACCATCCGGCTGAGCACCCCTTGTACAAAACCATAGTACAGATGGACAGCCTTTACTTTGACACCTACAACCATAGCAAGGCCGCTCTCATGGATTCGCTCACGGCTGATGACATTGAGTTTTACCATGACCGTGGCGGGCTTATCACTTCTAAACAGGAATTGCTGCAGTCGATCCAAAAAAACATATTTGGCAAAGTAAACCGGGTGCTGAGCCCGGGCAGTATTGAGGTTTACGAAATACCCAATTACGGTGCTATTGAGTTTGGCTACCATAGCTTCCGCAACCTGGTTGAGCACAGCGAAAGCCGTCCGGCTAAGTTTGTCGTCACGTGGAGGTTTAAAGACAACCGTTGGCAGGTTACGAGGGTAGTAAGCTTACATTAGCAGATAGTAAGTGGTTAAATAAAGCTGCAAATGGGTTAGACAACTTATTGTCTTACAGATACCTATCTAGGTGAGCAGGTTAAATTACTGGTTGTCATCCGGCTACAGGCGGTCCTTAATACCACTTACAAGCTCATTAAGCTTAGAGCGGTTGCAAGCCTTTGTCAATGCACTCATTCATAAATCACTCATTCACTCATTGGCTAAAACCGTACCTTTGCATCAAAGCAAGTAACCCG harbors:
- a CDS encoding epimerase; translated protein: MQPINVIITGTTGMVGEGVMLECLNHPKVARVLSVSRKPTGHQHPKLTEYLVPDFMSLNADDEKLKGYDACFFCAGISSIGKNEADYTLATYDTTLHFAGVVAGLNPDSTFIYVSGAGTDSSEKGRIMWARVKGRTENDLQKLPFKKVCNFRPGVMQPVPGQLHVLKWYKYVGWLFPAVKRLFPDSASTLQQVARAMIICATTVAGRKVLEVNDINRLSNKWG
- a CDS encoding nuclear transport factor 2 family protein, with the protein product MKTLITLLTCLLISFSASAQQQKILQPKTSVQLPHPIVSHSPTDASRPKLTAVAMPPYHPAEHPLYKTIVQMDSLYFDTYNHSKAALMDSLTADDIEFYHDRGGLITSKQELLQSIQKNIFGKVNRVLSPGSIEVYEIPNYGAIEFGYHSFRNLVEHSESRPAKFVVTWRFKDNRWQVTRVVSLH